TATTTCATTTTGAATAAACTGTAATAAAGTAAATTTGGACTTTTATTTATCAAACCAAAATTAGCAAATAAAGAATCCTTGAGGTTTTTAAAAACGCTCCTGATATTAACAATTTTGTTAATAGCCTTCGTTTCCATACAGGCTTCGTCATTCCCTATCATGTTGGATGACTCGCTTGTTGCTGCTCCAGATAGTTTGGATCTTGTTGTTAAAAAGGATTCTAATTCTTTCATAAGCCCTGATGCTATTCAGTCTTTGATCAACTATACTGCCAAAGACTCCATGATAATTGATTTTCAAGGGAACCTAATCAGGCTTTATGGTAATGCTGAGGTCAATTATGAAAACATTCAACTCAAAGCAGCATCCATTATTTTGGATTGGAATAAAAATCTAATCACTGCTGAAGGAATGCCGGATTCGAGTGGAGAAATTGCCGGGTTGCCCATATTTTCTGATCAGGGAAAACCCTATAGCGCACAGAAAATTATCTACAATTTCAAAACAAAAAGAGGTCGAATATATGAATTGAGAACAGAAGAAGGAGGAGGCTATATACAGGCGGTTGATGTAATGAAAGATGAAGAAAACACTTTACTCGCCCGTAATGCTCAGTTTTCAACCTGTGATCACGAACACCAACACTTTTACATTGCTGCATCCAAGCTCAAAATTATGGATAAGCAAATTATATCAGGCCCTGCCTGGTTGGTTGTTGAAGATGTTCCTCTTCCTTTAGCAGTTCCCTTTGGCTTTTTCCCGAAGAAACAAGAACGATCATCTGGCATACTTTTGCCATCACCTGGAGAAGAAGCACGAAGAGGATTTTTTCTTAAAGGATTGGGCTATTATTTTGGTTTTTCAGAATATTTTGATCTGGCTGTAAAAGCTGATATATTCTCGCGAGGAAGTTGGGCTGTTAATGCATCTACGAATTATAATAAAAGGTATAAGTTCAATGGTAATTTCAATATTCTCTATTCGAAAAATCGATTTGGAGATCCGGATGCTAGTGATTTTAGCAAATCGACTGATTTTATCATAAACTGGACGCACAACCAGGATCCCAAGGCTCGTCCAAATTCCTCCTTCAAGGCTAGTGTAAATGCCGGTAGCCAAAACTCCTATCGCTATAATGCAACCAATCCGAATGATATGTTGCAAAACACCTTACGTTCCAGTGTTTCGTATAGCAAGCGGTTTTCAGGCACTCCTTTTTCATTAAACTCAAGCATTACACATTCACAAAACCTAAGTAATAAAACTGTAAACCTTACAGCTCCTGATGTAAGTTTTGCTATGAAAAGAATAACTCCTTTCAAATCAAAAAAAGGAGTAATCAAAAAAAGATGGTATAATGATATTGGTTTCAATTACAATGTGAAATTCCGTAATTCAATAAACACCTATGATACTGCTTTTTTGCTGCCCGAAACCTGGAGGAGCTGGGAAAATGGCATGCAACACAGTATTCCATTTTCGACCTCTTTTAAAATTCTTAAGTACTTTAATGTTTCTCCTTCCATTAACTATACTGGATACACTTTCTTCAAAAAAGTGGAAAAAACATTTGTCGAAGTAACCGATACTGTAGGGTGGGATTATGTTGACGAACAAATTACAGAAGGAGTTTTCCACCAAAATGATTTTAATGTAAGTGCTAATATCTCCACCCGAATTTACGGTACATTTAATATTAATAAGTTTGGCTTGCTAGCTGTTCGGCATTTGATTACACCAAATATGAGTTTCTCTTATCGACCAGATTTCAGCGATCCCAAATATGGGTATTACAAAACGGTTCAGATTGACTCAACAGGAAGAACAAGTGAGTATTCTGTTATCAATACCTCAACCATAGGAAGGCCTGGCACACGGAGAAGTGGGAATATTAACTTTAGTATACAGAATAATCTGGAAGCAAAAATTAAAACCAAAAACGACTCTATTGCCGCATCCAAGAAAATAAAACTGATTGATAACTTCAATATAAGCGGCTATTATAATTTTCTGGCAGACTCCCTGCGCTTGTCAACCATTCGCATGAATGGGCGAACCACTCTTTTTAAAAACAAACTTAATATTCAATTTTCCGGAGAGCTCGATCCTTATCACATGACAGCAGATAGTATTGTAGTGAATAAATTTGCATTAATTGAAAGTCATAAATTAGGTCGACTAAAACAAGCCAATCTAACGTTGGGTGCAAACCTCAACTCGCAGGCTATGTCAGCATCAAGCAGGAAAAAACAACAACAGGAACAAATAGGATTTGACGCTATGCCACTTGATCAGTATGTCGATTTCAATGTTCCTTGGAATCTGTCCTTTAATTATACTCTTTCGTATCAGAAATTATTTTTCGAACCTGTAATAAAGCAAACAATTAATGTAAATGGTGGGCTAAGTCTGACTCAAAAATGGAAACTGACCTTTAGAGCATATTATGACATTGCAAACAATGAGCTTACTTCGGCATCTTTTGACATGCATAGGGATTTGCATTGCTGGGAAATGAGTTTCAGCTGGATACCATTTGGCTATCGTCAGAGCTATATGTTTACATTAAAAGTAAAATCACCTGTCCTGAAAGATCTTAAGATTAATAAGGAGAAATCTTTCTACGATAACTTTTATTGATATTGCACGTTTATCGCAAAGCTGTGCTTACCGATAAATAGCCTACCAATTCCTGTGTATTATAAACTCGTGATTGAACATATACAAGGATATGATATTCGTTTTCGGTTTCAAAATGTGTTCCCTGAAAACGAACACAATCTACACTTCCATCATCAGGATTTTTAATCACATAGTAATAATTATAGTATCCTTGTTTCAACTCGATATTTGCAATGTAGGATTCCATCTCTCGACAATAATGCATTTTAAATTTGTCTTGTAGTTTCCAATCGCTTAATGCACCAAAAATATAAACATCTTCGTCTTTGGGGTAAGGAGTTTTGAGCTTGAAGTGTGCTTTAACATAATCTATTTCTGACATTTTTAAATCTCTACTCTCGCCTGCAATCACCCTGTTTCCATTTATATCACTCCACTGAGCATAGGCCATATAAGAACGATCTTCTTCGTTAAGCATATACATATTAAATACAGTGTCTAATTCAATTTTGAGAATTCCAAAACCCGGAAATTTAAGCTGCCGATAATCACAGTATCGCCACTCGCTTAGCCCATTAAACAAGTTCTCTTTTTCGTAATCATATATTAATGTATTGTTCTGCACATACATGGGTTCCAAGTCAGCAATTTGATTATCCCATCTTCCGTTTTGTCGGATCACTACATTGAAGTCTGACATTGGATTAATAACATCAACCCCTGTATAGTTTACTTCAAAATCAACTTCCTGCTTATACTTCTTAACATTTGCATAGCTGGCTTCTTTCACTTTTGATTTTATGCTAACCCGCTGATCGACAACATAAAATCTGCGTGTAAGTATCAATTCTTTTTCATCATCATCGGTATAAACCTGTATGATATAATTTCCAGATAATCGAAACCAATTGTTTTCTGCAGGAAAGCTGAGCCGGTAGTTTGTATACTTCACATAGGTGTTTGATGAGAATTCATAATTACTGATGTAATCAAAATTTTGACCATCGAAATATTCATTTTCGAACAAATCACTTGGCTTCCAATCTTTATCACAATGAATAATTGAATATGCATATGACTTATAATCAGCATCCATGTCATCAAAAGCAAGTGTTAAAGTTTGCCCCGGACTTTGAATGTCAAGAATTGGAAAAGAGTTGATTTTTCCGCTTTTGTAAAAAAGTACGGTCTCAATATTCGGCACATAAACCGCTTCTTGATTTAGCGATTCCTGAGCCCATGAAGTAAAACTAATAAATAAAATAAAAATTGCTATCAATCGTAAATACATCCCTTATCTCTTAAAATATCATCTGCAAGTTATAACAAAATGATTAGTTCCTATACTTTGAACACATATTTCTGTCAGTTTATTATTTAGATATTTGGATTAAAACATTAAAAATAAATAATAGCAATAAGCCTGACAAAAAATTGTGATTAGAAAATTGCATTTAAATGTTTTAAAGCAAAAAAAATCTTGGTTCGATTAAATTAATAATACTACTTTCGTACACTTCTTAATAATGTTTTTTTATTAACAACACGAGGAAATGTCGAAAGTTATAAACATTAAAAAAGGATACAATATCCAACTTATTGGTCAATCTGAAAAAGATTTTGGCCAAAAAGAAATTCCTCAGCATTTTGCCATAAAACCTTCCTGTTTTCATGGTGTACGACCAAAACTTAGTATCAACGAAGGTGATACAGTTAAGGCCGGAACCCCCTTGTTTTTTGACAAAGACAACGATAGGGTTATTTTCACTTCTCCAGTAAGTGGAACGGTTACTGAAATTGTACGAGGTGAAAAACGGGTTATCTTAGAGGTAAAAATTACTGCTGATGGGAAAAACGAATTTGAAAATTTCAAACAGGCAGATCCAAAGGATTTATCGCGTGATGAAATTATTGAAAACCTGCTAAAAAGTGGTGTCTGGCCAATGATCAGACAAAGACCTTTTGCACGCATTGCAAATCCGTCTGACAAACCAAAAGCGATCTATATTTCTGCTTTTGATTCCTCTCCATTGGCTGCTGACAATAACTTTATTGTAGAGGGTCAGTCAGAAGTTTTTCAAAAAGGGATTGACGTATTGAAAAAATTAACTGATGGAAAAATTCATCTAAACACCCATGTCGATCAGGAAATTTCTTCTGTTTTTGCCAAGGCCAAAGATGTTGAACTGCATCAATTTAAAGGCCCCCATCCAGCTGGAAATGTAGGAATTCAAATTCATCACATTAATCCTATTGATAAGGGTGATGTCGTTTGGTATTGCTATCCACAGGATGTTCTGAGCATTGGTAGATTATTCCATGAAGGAAAATACAATGCCGAACGTGTGATAAATTTGTGCGGTTCTCAGGCCATAGAAAAGAAATACTATAAAACGATTATTGGAGCCTCTATTGAAAATATTGTAAAAGACAATGTTGAAGGAGATAATAATCGATTCATCAGTGGAAATGTCCTGACAGGAACAAAGATTTCAGATACTGGATATCTGGGATTTTACCACTCTCAGCTGACAGTTATTCCCGAAGGAGATTATTATGAGTTTATTGGCTGGATTTTACCCGGCTTTAAAAAATTCAGTGCTTCAAAAACAATTGTTAGTTCTTGGCTATCTCCAAAGAAAAAACACAATCTCGACACCAACATGCATGGAGGCGAAAGAGCTTTTGTTGTAAGCGGTGAATATGAAAAAGTGATGCCCATAGATATATATCCTGTGCATTTACTGAAAGCCATTATGGCGGAAGATATTGACAAAATGGAGAATTTAGGAATTTATGAAGTTGCTCCAGAAGACTTTGCTTTATGTGAAGTTATCTGTACTTCAAAAATTAATTCCCAAACCATTGTCCAGCAAGGTATCGACCTGATGGTTAAAGAATTAAATTAAGACAATCTTTTTATTTCATTAATAAAATTGAATAAAATTGAAAGCACTTAGAAAACAAATCGATAAAATCAAGCCGAGTTTCGAAAAAGGCGGCAAGTTTTATTGGCTTCATTCCACTTTTGATGCTTTTGAAACTTTTTTGTACGTACCTAATCACGTTACAAAAAGAGGCGCCCATATCAGAGATTCTAAAGACTCGAAGCGAGTTATGATTTACGTTGTTCTTGCTTTAATTCCAGCTACCCTATTTGGTTTGTGGAATTTGGGATATCAACATGATCTGGCATTAGGAGTACAAGATGGCTCTTTTGGGGCAAGATTATGGTTTGGTTTCTTACGATTCCTTCCATTATTAGCTGTTTCTTACATCGTATGCTTTGTCATTGAATTCGCCTTTGCGCAATTTAGGGGACACGAAGTAAATGAAGGAGTTCTTGTAACCGGATTTCTGATACCTTTAATAATGCCAGTTAATATCCCTATTTGGATGCTTATTGTGGCTACTGCTTTTGCTATTATTATTGGTAAAGAAGTTTTTGGTGGAACAGGAATGAATATCTTAAATCCTGCATTAACAGCACGTGTATTCCTCTTTTTCGCCTATCCGCAAAAGATTTCTGGAGCCATTGATGTTTCTGGAACACCAGTTTGGGTAAATACAAAAGGTGGCGAATGGATTGATTCTTTTACAGGAGCAACACCATTATCTTATGCAGCAGAAGGAGCTCTGGATAAATTGCCAAGTCTCAAAGAATTGTTTATAGGAACGGTGCCTGGTTCCATCGGAGAAACTTCAACTTTGGCGATTCTCATTGGTGGCATTATTTTGCTTGTTACCGGTATTGCAAGCTGGCGCGTTATGCTATCGTTTGTAGCTGGTGGTGCTATTATGGCGTTTATTCTGGGTGCATTTGCAACAGATTCCAATCCTTTTATGAGCTTAAGTGTTGCCCAACAGTTGTGTCTTGGAGGATTTGCTTTTGGTGCGGTATTCATGGCAACTGATCCGGTAAGTGCGGCTCAAACGGCTCGTGGAAAATGGATATATGGATTCCTTGCTGGTTTCCTTGCCATCCTAATCCGTGTGCTTAATCCCGCCTATCCTGAAGGGGTAATGATGGCTATCCTTCTAATGAACGTATTTGCTCCGCTTATTGATCATTATGTTGTAGAAGGAAACATCAAAAGAAGACTTAAACGATTAAAAAGAGCAGAGGCATAATCTGGTTAACAATTTAAATTTAATAGAATGTTTACAAACAGATATATATTTACATATGCCACGATCATGATCATTATTGTGGCATCGATACTGGCTACTGCTGCAAATATTCTTAAGCCTTTTCAAGACAATAATGTGAAGGTAGAAAAGATTAAGAATATATTATCAGTTGCTGATGTTTTAGATGCAGATAAAAGCTATACTGCAGAAGAATATGATCAAATTTATTTAGAAACTATTACTGATGAATTCGTAGTTAATACCAAAGGAGAAATCAATAAAGAAGAAAAAGCTTTTAACATTAATTTAGCTGAAGAACAAAGAAAAGCTATTGGTGAACAAAAACTTCCGGTATTTATTGCAAGTATGCCGGATGGTTCAAAGAAATACATTATACCTGTTAGAGGAAAAGGTTTGTGGGGTCCTGTTTGGGGATTTCTTTCCGTTTCTGGTGATGGAAGAACAGTGCTCGGTGCTAATTTTGGTCACAAAGGAGAGACACCTGGATTGGGAGCTGAAATTGACAAACCCAAATTTGGCAACCAATTTATCGATAAGCAGATTTTTGATGACGAAGGAAAATTTACATCTATAAAAGTAGTAAAAGGTGGAGCTCTACCTGGAGACAAACATGGAGTAGATGCCATTTCTGGAGGAACAATTACCTGTGTTGGTGTTTCTGATATGTTATTCGATTGCTTGTCAGGATATGAAGCATATTTTAAAAACTTAGAAAATTAGAAATATGAGCGATAAAAAAGAAAGAGAACCGTTCTTTTCAGCGCAGAACTATAAGCTGGTTAAAAATCCGTTGGGTATTGACAACGGAATTACTGTTCAGGTTTTAGGAATTTGTTCTGCTTTGGCGGTCACGGCTAAACTTGAGCCATCAATTGTTATGTCTTTTTCTGTGGTATTCGTAATTGTGTTTTCTAATATAATTACTGCTGCTCTCAGAAAAACAATTCCACCTCGTATCAGAATAATTGTACAACTTACAATTATTGCAATGCTTGTTATTTTGGTGGATCAATTCCTAAAAGCATTTGCTTATGATGTTAGTAAGAAGCTTTCTGTATTTGTAGGACTCATTATTACCAACTGTATTATTATGGGGCGTTTGGAAGCCTTTGCTATGGGTAATAAGGTAGGTCCTTCATTCTGGGATGGTTTAGGAAATGGAATTGGCTACGCTTGGGTTTTAGTTGTCGTTGGATTTTTCCGTGAATTATTTGGAGCAGGAACATTAACACTACCTGCTGTCGGAGAATTGAAAATAATCCCTCAGGTTTTTTATGACAATGGTTATGCCGACAACGGTTTAATGATTCTACCTCCAATGGCATTAATTACTGTTGGGATCATTATCTGGATACAGCGTACACGTGTTAGAGAATTAATTGACAAAAGCTAAAAAGAACAGATATGCAAGAACTAGTAAACATATTTGTAAAGTCCATATTTATCGACAATATGGTATTTGCATATTTCCTTGGAATGTGCTCTTACCTGGCTGTTTCAAAAACGGTAAATACATCAATGGGACTTGGACTCGCAGTTATTTTCGTATTGGGTATAACTGTTCCGGTAAACTTTATTATTAACAAGTATTTGCTTTCAGAAGGAGCATTGGCTTGGTTAGGAGGTGGTTTTGAAAACATGGATTTAAGCTTTTTAAGCTTTATCGTTTTCATCGCTGTTATTGCATCAATGGTGCAGTTGGTTGAAATGTTCATTGAAAAATTCTCACCAGCTCTATATGCATCACTTGGTATTTTCCTTCCGCTGATTGCTGTGAACTGTGCTATTTTAGGAGGTTCCCTTTTTATGCAAGAAAGAGAATATGCAAACCTTGGTGAAGCAACCGTTTTCGGACTTGGATCTGGAGTGGGTTGGTTATTAGCAATTATTGCAATTGCTGCTATCCGCGAAAAAATTACCTATTCAAATGTACCTGCACCATTACGCGGTCTTGGTATTACGTTTATTATTACCGGTTTGATGGGTATTGCTTTCATGAGTTTCATGGGAATTAAACTTTAATTGCTAATCATAAAATTGATATAAAATGATTCTATTAGATTCAGGCTTATTCAATCAGATTATTATAAGCGCAATCGTTTTTTTGGTCATTATTCTGATTTTGGTTGTTGTGCTACTATATGCACGTTCCAAACTTGTTCCTTCGGGACCTGTAAAACTGACCATCAATGAAGAAAAAGAAATAGAAGTTAGTGCTGGTTCTACATTATTGAATACCATGTCGGCACAACAAATTTTCATTCCATCTGCTTGTGGTGGTGGTGGTACATGTGCTATGTGTAAGGTGCAGGTTCATGATGGTGGAGGAAGCATTCTTCCAACTGAAGTGGGCTACTTTACCCGTAAAGAGCAACAAACCGACTGGAGACTTGCTTGTCAGGTAAAGGTAAAAGAGGATATGAATATTTCTATCCCACCAGAAATATTTGGTATTAAAAAATGGGAATGCGAAGTTGTTTCCAACAAAAGTGTCGCTACATTTATCAAAGAATTTGTGGTCAGGTTACCTGAAGGTGAAGTCATGGATTTCAAATCAGGTGGATACATCCAAATTGATGTTCCAAAGATTGAAGTGGACTACAAGAACATGGAAATTGGAGAGGATTTCAAAGGTGATTGGGACAAATTCGGCATGTGGGATCTGAAGATGAAAAATCCAGAGCCTATTTACAGAGCTTATTCCATGGCAAACCATCCTGCAGAAAAAGGATTGGTTATGCTTAATATTCGTGTGGCAACTCCTCCTTGGGACAGAAAGAAAAACACATTTATGAATGTGAATCCGGGTATCTGCTCATCTTATATTTTTGACAGAAAACCAGGTGATAAAGTAACAATATCAGGACCTTATGGAGAGTTCTTCATCAAACCAACTAAACGCGAAATGATGTTTATTGGTGGTGGTGCAGGAATGGCGCCAATGCGTTCACATATCTTCCATCTTTTCCAAACAGAAAAAACAGATCGTAAAGCTACATTCTGGTATGGTGGCCGTTCATCACGCGAGTTGTTCTATGTTGATCAGTTCCGTGCCATTGAGAAAGATTTTCCAAACTTCAAGTTCAATATTGGTTTATCAGAGCCATTACCCGAAGATAATTGGGATGGTTATGTAGGATTCATCCATCAGATTATAATGGATAACTATTTAAAGAATCATGCAGAGCCAGAGGAAATTGAATATTATCTCTGCGGACCTCCTTTAATGAATGATGCTGTTTTGAAAATGCTTGACGACTATGGTGTACCCGAAGAAATGATTGCATTTGATGACTTTGGAGGATAAAACAAAACACTTTTTATATAGTAAAAGGGAATGAATTTCATTCCCTTTTTTTTGTGCTTTATTTCGATTACTATTCCGAGACTGACTCAAAAATCCTACTGACTATTTTTTCGTCATTCCCTTGCAAAAGGGAATCTCGTTTCAAATTATTATGGAGATTCTCGCTTTCTTGCTTTCGCGTAGCTTTAGCAAAGCAAAGCGCGAGAATGACAACTAGATACAACCAATTAAATTGTCTACCCTCAGTGTCTCCTGACAAGGGACACTGAGACACGAATTACTTTCCAAGAAATCATCAATGCCCTCGTTGAGTGACACTGATAGGAGCGTCTAGCCAATTTATACCTTTTTGAGAGAAGTGATCTGACCTAAAAAAATATTTTCAAAAATATTTGCCTATTTAAAAAACAGTTATACATTTGCAGTGTACTATTTTACTAGAACACTAAACATTGCAAAAATGATTGAAATAAAAGAGCTCACGTTTGGCTATAAAAAAAGCGATAATCTTTTTAAGGATCTTGATTTGAGCATTGAGAAAGGAAATGTGTATGGCTTGCTTGGGAAAAATGGAGCTGGCAAGTCAACTCTACTTAAAATTATGTGTGGCTTATTATATGCGCATAAAGGAACTGTAAACTTTGAAGGAAGTAATGTGGCTACCCGACAGCCAAAACTACTTGCCGACATGTATATGCTACCTGAAGAATTTCACTTACCCGATTTATATATAG
This genomic window from Bacteroidota bacterium contains:
- a CDS encoding LPS-assembly protein LptD; this translates as MRFLKTLLILTILLIAFVSIQASSFPIMLDDSLVAAPDSLDLVVKKDSNSFISPDAIQSLINYTAKDSMIIDFQGNLIRLYGNAEVNYENIQLKAASIILDWNKNLITAEGMPDSSGEIAGLPIFSDQGKPYSAQKIIYNFKTKRGRIYELRTEEGGGYIQAVDVMKDEENTLLARNAQFSTCDHEHQHFYIAASKLKIMDKQIISGPAWLVVEDVPLPLAVPFGFFPKKQERSSGILLPSPGEEARRGFFLKGLGYYFGFSEYFDLAVKADIFSRGSWAVNASTNYNKRYKFNGNFNILYSKNRFGDPDASDFSKSTDFIINWTHNQDPKARPNSSFKASVNAGSQNSYRYNATNPNDMLQNTLRSSVSYSKRFSGTPFSLNSSITHSQNLSNKTVNLTAPDVSFAMKRITPFKSKKGVIKKRWYNDIGFNYNVKFRNSINTYDTAFLLPETWRSWENGMQHSIPFSTSFKILKYFNVSPSINYTGYTFFKKVEKTFVEVTDTVGWDYVDEQITEGVFHQNDFNVSANISTRIYGTFNINKFGLLAVRHLITPNMSFSYRPDFSDPKYGYYKTVQIDSTGRTSEYSVINTSTIGRPGTRRSGNINFSIQNNLEAKIKTKNDSIAASKKIKLIDNFNISGYYNFLADSLRLSTIRMNGRTTLFKNKLNIQFSGELDPYHMTADSIVVNKFALIESHKLGRLKQANLTLGANLNSQAMSASSRKKQQQEQIGFDAMPLDQYVDFNVPWNLSFNYTLSYQKLFFEPVIKQTINVNGGLSLTQKWKLTFRAYYDIANNELTSASFDMHRDLHCWEMSFSWIPFGYRQSYMFTLKVKSPVLKDLKINKEKSFYDNFY
- a CDS encoding DUF5103 domain-containing protein, which encodes MYLRLIAIFILFISFTSWAQESLNQEAVYVPNIETVLFYKSGKINSFPILDIQSPGQTLTLAFDDMDADYKSYAYSIIHCDKDWKPSDLFENEYFDGQNFDYISNYEFSSNTYVKYTNYRLSFPAENNWFRLSGNYIIQVYTDDDEKELILTRRFYVVDQRVSIKSKVKEASYANVKKYKQEVDFEVNYTGVDVINPMSDFNVVIRQNGRWDNQIADLEPMYVQNNTLIYDYEKENLFNGLSEWRYCDYRQLKFPGFGILKIELDTVFNMYMLNEEDRSYMAYAQWSDINGNRVIAGESRDLKMSEIDYVKAHFKLKTPYPKDEDVYIFGALSDWKLQDKFKMHYCREMESYIANIELKQGYYNYYYVIKNPDDGSVDCVRFQGTHFETENEYHILVYVQSRVYNTQELVGYLSVSTALR
- a CDS encoding Na(+)-translocating NADH-quinone reductase subunit A; its protein translation is MSKVINIKKGYNIQLIGQSEKDFGQKEIPQHFAIKPSCFHGVRPKLSINEGDTVKAGTPLFFDKDNDRVIFTSPVSGTVTEIVRGEKRVILEVKITADGKNEFENFKQADPKDLSRDEIIENLLKSGVWPMIRQRPFARIANPSDKPKAIYISAFDSSPLAADNNFIVEGQSEVFQKGIDVLKKLTDGKIHLNTHVDQEISSVFAKAKDVELHQFKGPHPAGNVGIQIHHINPIDKGDVVWYCYPQDVLSIGRLFHEGKYNAERVINLCGSQAIEKKYYKTIIGASIENIVKDNVEGDNNRFISGNVLTGTKISDTGYLGFYHSQLTVIPEGDYYEFIGWILPGFKKFSASKTIVSSWLSPKKKHNLDTNMHGGERAFVVSGEYEKVMPIDIYPVHLLKAIMAEDIDKMENLGIYEVAPEDFALCEVICTSKINSQTIVQQGIDLMVKELN
- a CDS encoding NADH:ubiquinone reductase (Na(+)-transporting) subunit B, whose product is MKALRKQIDKIKPSFEKGGKFYWLHSTFDAFETFLYVPNHVTKRGAHIRDSKDSKRVMIYVVLALIPATLFGLWNLGYQHDLALGVQDGSFGARLWFGFLRFLPLLAVSYIVCFVIEFAFAQFRGHEVNEGVLVTGFLIPLIMPVNIPIWMLIVATAFAIIIGKEVFGGTGMNILNPALTARVFLFFAYPQKISGAIDVSGTPVWVNTKGGEWIDSFTGATPLSYAAEGALDKLPSLKELFIGTVPGSIGETSTLAILIGGIILLVTGIASWRVMLSFVAGGAIMAFILGAFATDSNPFMSLSVAQQLCLGGFAFGAVFMATDPVSAAQTARGKWIYGFLAGFLAILIRVLNPAYPEGVMMAILLMNVFAPLIDHYVVEGNIKRRLKRLKRAEA
- the nqrC gene encoding NADH:ubiquinone reductase (Na(+)-transporting) subunit C; the encoded protein is MFTNRYIFTYATIMIIIVASILATAANILKPFQDNNVKVEKIKNILSVADVLDADKSYTAEEYDQIYLETITDEFVVNTKGEINKEEKAFNINLAEEQRKAIGEQKLPVFIASMPDGSKKYIIPVRGKGLWGPVWGFLSVSGDGRTVLGANFGHKGETPGLGAEIDKPKFGNQFIDKQIFDDEGKFTSIKVVKGGALPGDKHGVDAISGGTITCVGVSDMLFDCLSGYEAYFKNLEN
- a CDS encoding NADH:ubiquinone reductase (Na(+)-transporting) subunit D, giving the protein MSDKKEREPFFSAQNYKLVKNPLGIDNGITVQVLGICSALAVTAKLEPSIVMSFSVVFVIVFSNIITAALRKTIPPRIRIIVQLTIIAMLVILVDQFLKAFAYDVSKKLSVFVGLIITNCIIMGRLEAFAMGNKVGPSFWDGLGNGIGYAWVLVVVGFFRELFGAGTLTLPAVGELKIIPQVFYDNGYADNGLMILPPMALITVGIIIWIQRTRVRELIDKS
- the nqrE gene encoding NADH:ubiquinone reductase (Na(+)-transporting) subunit E, producing MQELVNIFVKSIFIDNMVFAYFLGMCSYLAVSKTVNTSMGLGLAVIFVLGITVPVNFIINKYLLSEGALAWLGGGFENMDLSFLSFIVFIAVIASMVQLVEMFIEKFSPALYASLGIFLPLIAVNCAILGGSLFMQEREYANLGEATVFGLGSGVGWLLAIIAIAAIREKITYSNVPAPLRGLGITFIITGLMGIAFMSFMGIKL
- a CDS encoding NADH:ubiquinone reductase (Na(+)-transporting) subunit F; the protein is MILLDSGLFNQIIISAIVFLVIILILVVVLLYARSKLVPSGPVKLTINEEKEIEVSAGSTLLNTMSAQQIFIPSACGGGGTCAMCKVQVHDGGGSILPTEVGYFTRKEQQTDWRLACQVKVKEDMNISIPPEIFGIKKWECEVVSNKSVATFIKEFVVRLPEGEVMDFKSGGYIQIDVPKIEVDYKNMEIGEDFKGDWDKFGMWDLKMKNPEPIYRAYSMANHPAEKGLVMLNIRVATPPWDRKKNTFMNVNPGICSSYIFDRKPGDKVTISGPYGEFFIKPTKREMMFIGGGAGMAPMRSHIFHLFQTEKTDRKATFWYGGRSSRELFYVDQFRAIEKDFPNFKFNIGLSEPLPEDNWDGYVGFIHQIIMDNYLKNHAEPEEIEYYLCGPPLMNDAVLKMLDDYGVPEEMIAFDDFGG